A window of Polaribacter litorisediminis contains these coding sequences:
- a CDS encoding peptide-methionine (S)-S-oxide reductase: protein MELTKIAFGGGCHWCTEAVFQSLLGVQKVAQGWVASTEKNNTFSEAVIVYFDDKKIDLKTLITIHLRTHKSTSNHSMRTKYRSAVYYFSNQQKEESQKIIEHLQSDFEAIIITQIVAFKNFQPSKKEFQNYYQSNPNKPFCKTYINPKLKFLIQNFPNHIDKSKVSRCY from the coding sequence TTGGAATTAACCAAAATTGCATTTGGTGGTGGTTGCCATTGGTGCACTGAAGCTGTTTTTCAATCGTTACTTGGTGTACAAAAAGTAGCACAGGGTTGGGTTGCATCCACAGAAAAAAATAATACTTTTTCTGAAGCCGTAATAGTTTATTTTGATGACAAAAAAATCGATTTAAAAACATTGATTACCATTCATTTAAGAACACATAAAAGCACCAGTAATCACTCCATGAGAACTAAATATCGTTCTGCAGTTTATTATTTTTCTAATCAACAAAAAGAAGAAAGTCAAAAAATAATCGAGCATTTACAATCAGATTTTGAGGCTATAATCATCACACAAATAGTAGCATTTAAAAACTTTCAACCTTCTAAAAAAGAATTTCAGAATTACTATCAATCGAATCCTAACAAACCTTTTTGTAAAACTTACATTAATCCAAAACTAAAATTCCTAATACAGAACTTCCCAAATCATATTGATAAAAGTAAAGTTTCTCGTTGTTATTAA
- a CDS encoding protein adenylyltransferase SelO, with amino-acid sequence MKLQIKDTFTKNLPADKILENSRRQVTEAVFSFANPKKTKAPKVLHVSQEMASELGISEEETKSEFFKKIVTGNEVYPNTKPFAMCYGGHQFGNWAGQLGDGRAINLFEVEHKQKNWKVQLKGAGETPYSRTADGLAVLRSSVREYLCSEAMYHLGIPTTRALSLSLSGDDVLRDVLYDGNPAYEKGAIVTRVATSFLRFGNYEIFAARKDIKNLKILVDYTIHHHFSHLGNPSKETYIQFFKEVSERTLAMIIHWQRVGFVHGVMNTDNMSVLGLTIDFGPYGWLEGFDFGWTPNTTDRQHKRYRYGNQPNIGLWNLYQLANALYPIIQEVAPLEAVLNQYKIDFEQQSLEMMKSKLGLYTSDENDTKLMQNLEDTLQLVETDMTIFFRSLSNFTDAESGFQLIKKSFYDFDTISDEVKSQWDSWFQKYAERLQIERLSSEERKEKMDTVNPKYVLRNYMSQLAIDAADKGDYSLIDELYQLLKKPYSEQPKYEKWFAKRPEWARNKVGCSMLSCSS; translated from the coding sequence ATGAAATTACAAATAAAAGACACTTTTACCAAAAATTTACCTGCCGATAAAATACTTGAAAACTCAAGAAGACAAGTTACTGAAGCGGTGTTTTCTTTTGCAAATCCCAAAAAAACCAAAGCGCCAAAAGTTTTACATGTTTCGCAAGAAATGGCTTCTGAATTAGGTATTTCCGAAGAAGAAACAAAATCAGAATTCTTTAAAAAAATTGTTACAGGAAATGAAGTTTATCCTAATACAAAACCTTTTGCAATGTGTTATGGTGGTCATCAATTTGGCAATTGGGCTGGACAATTAGGAGACGGAAGAGCTATTAATTTATTTGAAGTTGAGCATAAACAAAAAAACTGGAAAGTACAATTAAAAGGAGCTGGTGAAACACCCTATTCAAGAACTGCAGATGGTTTGGCTGTTTTGCGTTCTTCGGTAAGAGAATATTTATGCAGTGAAGCGATGTATCATTTAGGCATTCCCACCACACGTGCTTTGTCTTTAAGTTTATCTGGCGATGACGTTTTAAGAGATGTTTTATACGATGGAAATCCGGCATATGAAAAAGGTGCCATTGTTACTAGAGTAGCTACTTCTTTTTTACGCTTTGGAAATTATGAAATTTTTGCTGCAAGAAAAGACATAAAAAATTTAAAAATTTTGGTGGATTATACGATTCATCATCATTTTTCGCATTTAGGAAATCCATCCAAAGAAACCTACATACAATTTTTTAAAGAGGTTTCAGAACGTACTTTAGCCATGATTATTCATTGGCAACGTGTCGGTTTTGTGCACGGAGTCATGAATACCGATAACATGTCTGTTTTGGGTTTAACCATCGATTTTGGTCCTTATGGTTGGTTAGAAGGATTTGATTTTGGTTGGACACCCAATACTACAGACCGACAACACAAACGTTACCGATATGGAAATCAGCCCAATATTGGGTTATGGAATTTATATCAACTCGCAAATGCGTTGTATCCCATTATTCAAGAAGTGGCTCCTTTAGAAGCTGTTTTAAATCAGTATAAAATTGATTTTGAACAACAATCTTTAGAGATGATGAAATCAAAACTAGGGTTATATACTTCGGATGAAAATGATACAAAATTAATGCAAAATTTAGAAGATACTTTGCAATTGGTAGAAACTGATATGACCATTTTTTTTAGAAGCTTAAGTAATTTTACAGATGCCGAATCGGGGTTCCAATTGATTAAAAAATCATTTTATGACTTTGATACTATTTCTGATGAGGTAAAATCTCAATGGGACAGTTGGTTTCAAAAATATGCTGAAAGATTGCAAATTGAGCGTCTTTCATCCGAGGAAAGAAAAGAAAAAATGGATACTGTAAATCCTAAATATGTGTTACGAAATTACATGTCTCAATTGGCTATTGATGCCGCAGATAAAGGCGATTATTCTTTAATTGATGAATTATATCAACTCTTAAAAAAACCTTACAGTGAGCAGCCAAAATATGAAAAATGGTTCGCAAAAAGACCCGAATGGGCAAGAAATAAAGTAGGTTGTTCTATGTTATCTTGTAGTTCATAA
- a CDS encoding XdhC family protein, translating to MLYEFREIINQAVINQQKGLKNVLATVVFLEGSSYRKPGVRMLISNDLNSVGAVSGGCVEKEIIHRARTVFSDNKPKVITYDGRYKLGCEGILYVLIEPFFVSNAFITAFSEANSKRQTLKIESHYKKENEVFGDFGSTISFENKQQFQFAETFKPQNKNEVAVFTQILEPAFKLLIIGGEHDAVKLCKMASNLGWEIEVITSIKDPKQLVDFPGAKTVIGASPESIEFKDIAENCAIVIMNHSYVQDLKYVIKLSEYQPKYIGILGAPNRRERLFNELFEFVPTISDEFIGNIYTPAGLHIGAQTPEEIALSIVAEIIAVTRKKEPFSLRNLNGKIHS from the coding sequence ATGCTTTACGAATTCAGAGAAATCATTAACCAAGCAGTAATCAACCAACAAAAAGGATTGAAAAACGTGCTGGCAACTGTGGTTTTTCTAGAAGGTTCTTCTTATCGAAAACCAGGTGTTAGAATGCTAATTTCTAATGATTTAAATTCTGTTGGCGCCGTAAGTGGCGGTTGTGTAGAAAAAGAAATTATTCATAGAGCAAGGACTGTTTTTTCTGACAACAAGCCAAAAGTAATTACTTACGATGGTCGCTATAAATTAGGCTGTGAAGGAATTTTATATGTGCTCATTGAGCCTTTTTTTGTTTCTAATGCCTTTATAACTGCTTTTTCTGAAGCAAATTCAAAAAGACAAACCTTAAAAATTGAAAGTCACTATAAAAAAGAAAATGAGGTTTTTGGTGATTTTGGTTCTACAATAAGTTTTGAAAATAAACAACAGTTTCAGTTCGCAGAAACCTTTAAACCTCAAAATAAAAATGAAGTTGCAGTTTTTACACAAATTTTAGAACCCGCATTTAAACTCCTAATTATTGGTGGTGAACATGATGCCGTAAAACTATGCAAAATGGCCTCTAATTTAGGTTGGGAAATAGAGGTCATTACGTCTATTAAAGACCCAAAACAACTCGTAGATTTTCCGGGTGCAAAAACTGTAATTGGCGCTAGTCCAGAAAGCATCGAATTTAAAGATATTGCAGAAAATTGTGCTATTGTAATTATGAATCATAGTTACGTGCAAGATTTAAAATATGTGATAAAGCTTTCTGAATATCAGCCAAAATATATTGGAATTTTAGGTGCGCCTAATAGAAGAGAGCGCTTATTTAATGAGCTTTTTGAGTTTGTTCCAACTATTTCTGATGAATTTATAGGCAACATTTACACACCCGCAGGCCTGCATATTGGCGCACAAACTCCAGAAGAAATCGCACTCTCTATTGTTGCCGAAATAATAGCTGTCACTAGAAAAAAAGAGCCATTTTCTTTGAGAAATTTAAACGGTAAAATTCATAGTTAA
- a CDS encoding aldo/keto reductase yields MKLGLGTAALGRPQYINVRTETCDNSDLTEFKKQSFAVLEAAYKSGIRYFDTAPGYGLAEELVLEWLQTKNDSTIEIATKWGYTYTANFDANATVHEVKEHSIQKLNEQWNFSKQLLPYLKVYQIHSATLETGVLENKAVLEQLAILKKTHNLNIGLTTTGTNQVEVIKKALEVLVDGAFLFDVFQVTYNFLEQSLQEITTELNRKNKTIVIKEALANGRIFRNSKYPHYHALYAVLEELSKKYLVGVDAVSLKYCEQTIPNSMVLSGASSIHQLQENVKLNNFSLAKEDIETLNSFKKSPDFYWSERKKLHWN; encoded by the coding sequence ATGAAATTAGGCTTAGGAACCGCAGCTTTAGGAAGACCTCAATACATTAATGTTCGTACAGAAACTTGTGATAATTCAGACTTAACTGAATTTAAAAAACAAAGTTTTGCTGTTTTGGAAGCTGCTTACAAATCAGGAATCAGATATTTTGATACAGCTCCTGGCTATGGTTTGGCAGAAGAATTGGTGTTAGAATGGCTGCAAACAAAAAACGATAGTACTATTGAAATTGCTACAAAATGGGGCTATACATACACCGCAAATTTTGATGCGAATGCCACCGTGCACGAAGTAAAAGAACATAGCATCCAAAAATTAAACGAGCAATGGAATTTTTCAAAACAGCTCCTACCCTATTTAAAAGTGTATCAAATTCATTCTGCCACTTTAGAAACGGGTGTTTTAGAAAATAAGGCAGTTTTAGAGCAATTAGCAATTTTAAAAAAAACACACAATCTTAACATCGGGTTAACCACAACAGGAACCAATCAGGTTGAAGTGATTAAAAAAGCATTAGAAGTTTTGGTGGATGGCGCATTTCTTTTTGATGTTTTTCAGGTAACTTACAATTTTTTAGAGCAAAGTTTACAAGAAATTACTACGGAACTAAATCGTAAAAACAAAACGATTGTAATTAAAGAAGCTTTGGCAAATGGCAGGATTTTTAGAAATTCTAAATATCCACATTATCATGCGCTATATGCAGTTTTAGAGGAGTTATCAAAAAAATACTTGGTAGGTGTAGATGCAGTTTCTTTAAAATATTGTGAGCAAACCATTCCGAATAGTATGGTTTTAAGCGGCGCAAGCTCAATTCATCAATTACAAGAAAATGTAAAGCTCAATAATTTTTCGCTTGCTAAAGAAGATATTGAAACCTTAAATTCATTTAAAAAATCTCCCGATTTCTATTGGTCTGAACGAAAAAAATTACATTGGAATTAA
- a CDS encoding nucleotidyltransferase family protein, producing MKNIAVLVLAAGKASRMNSIKQLEIISKKTLLDISLEKIKWILPNTIFCVLGANSTQIKQEIATKNIQFIINKNYENGLSSSIVAGIHYFRKNKLSFSGILILLGDQPAIEISYLKNMIDLFEKNNDTIIASNYGDKLGVPAIFPEKYFEALLLIKGDQGAKEFINQRKNEVVCPKIVTNFFDIDTQEDLFLFKNSILK from the coding sequence ATGAAAAATATCGCTGTTTTAGTATTAGCTGCCGGAAAAGCATCAAGAATGAATAGCATTAAACAGCTAGAAATAATTAGCAAAAAAACACTATTAGACATCTCTTTAGAGAAAATTAAATGGATTCTTCCCAACACTATTTTCTGTGTTTTAGGAGCAAATTCTACTCAAATAAAACAAGAAATTGCCACAAAAAATATTCAATTTATTATCAATAAAAACTATGAAAATGGCTTGAGTTCAAGTATTGTTGCCGGAATACACTATTTTAGGAAAAATAAATTAAGTTTCTCTGGAATTTTAATTCTTTTAGGAGATCAACCCGCTATTGAAATTTCCTACTTAAAAAATATGATTGATTTATTTGAGAAAAATAACGATACCATTATTGCCTCAAATTATGGAGATAAATTAGGGGTTCCTGCTATTTTTCCTGAAAAATATTTTGAGGCTTTGCTATTGATCAAAGGAGATCAAGGAGCAAAAGAATTCATCAATCAAAGAAAAAATGAAGTTGTTTGTCCGAAAATAGTTACCAACTTTTTTGATATAGACACTCAAGAAGACTTATTCCTATTTAAAAATTCAATTTTAAAATAG
- the msrA gene encoding peptide-methionine (S)-S-oxide reductase MsrA — protein MNKNLQVATLGGGCFWCTEAVFQKVKGVEKVVSGYAGGNAPGRPTYREICSGLTGHAEVIRITFDDTIISYEDILVIFMTTHDPTTLNRQGADRGTQYRSVIYYHDETQQKIATEVLKQMQPYYSDKIITELSALPTFYEAEKEHQNYYRENTQQGYCSYVIEPKLAKLRQLHADKLK, from the coding sequence ATGAATAAAAATTTACAAGTTGCCACTTTAGGAGGTGGTTGTTTTTGGTGCACAGAAGCCGTATTTCAAAAAGTAAAAGGGGTAGAAAAAGTAGTCTCTGGCTATGCTGGCGGAAATGCTCCTGGTAGACCTACTTATAGAGAAATTTGTTCAGGTTTAACAGGTCATGCAGAGGTAATTCGAATCACTTTTGATGATACAATTATTTCTTATGAAGATATTTTAGTCATTTTTATGACCACACACGATCCGACTACTTTAAATAGACAAGGCGCAGATAGAGGGACTCAATATCGTTCTGTAATTTATTATCATGATGAAACACAACAAAAAATTGCCACGGAAGTATTGAAACAAATGCAACCCTATTATTCTGATAAAATCATCACAGAATTAAGTGCTTTGCCTACTTTTTATGAAGCGGAAAAAGAACATCAAAATTATTACAGAGAAAATACACAACAAGGATATTGCAGCTATGTTATTGAACCGAAACTGGCGAAATTACGACAATTACATGCTGACAAATTGAAGTAA
- the msrB gene encoding peptide-methionine (R)-S-oxide reductase MsrB — protein sequence MLTWKEVISFATKGNPTPDKRVEKTAKEWKGLLNPEQFRITRQKGTERPHTGALCSIYDEGQYNCICCDTPLFDSTIKFDSSSGWPSFTQPIKENAIKYHKDTSFGMIRVEVMCNTCDAHLGHVFPDGPEPSGLRYCINSESMKLEKENE from the coding sequence ATGTTAACATGGAAAGAGGTTATTAGCTTCGCAACAAAAGGAAACCCAACTCCAGATAAAAGAGTTGAGAAAACAGCGAAAGAATGGAAGGGATTATTAAATCCAGAACAATTTAGAATTACACGACAAAAAGGAACCGAAAGACCACATACTGGCGCTTTATGTAGCATTTATGATGAAGGGCAATACAATTGTATTTGTTGTGATACACCGTTATTTGATTCTACAATTAAATTCGATTCTAGTTCTGGCTGGCCTAGTTTTACACAACCTATTAAAGAAAATGCTATCAAATACCATAAAGACACTTCTTTTGGCATGATAAGAGTTGAAGTGATGTGCAACACCTGCGATGCTCATTTAGGTCATGTTTTTCCTGATGGACCTGAACCTAGTGGTTTGCGGTATTGCATCAATTCTGAATCTATGAAACTAGAAAAAGAAAATGAATAA